One Megasphaera elsdenii DSM 20460 genomic window carries:
- a CDS encoding ESPR-type extended signal peptide-containing protein: MNKIFKVIYSKTRHCYVVVSELAKSHCKTTQSHTVRSKTALTAAVLLALGAFSFVGMPVVQAADGTESLRNNDFVGANDYYWYYDEKEKDKDKKWKTYQYKATDIFNNRSRHDLPNYQGGGAKLPGAITAGLYAQAGQQTVTIGDRNAGQSKGSVFIGEHSGYNNGDNAPAGMKNNYVTSVGFQSDATGWGSIAIGSNAKAENSKMESQVVEEVGKANTSGTVSDDTYGIKENPTIQGASVALGYNAHSKDGNIAIGSYSDATSTDKNDSYVSVGNANLKLKRRITNVADGTETTDVATVGQMNKAIKSIGTTGWNLSTNGYSSSTTITSGKTVDFSPAVDGKNGTTDHKNVKISNDGSNVKIGLNKDIVLGEATKGEGGSLNVYSDSTEASNLGNRVSIDGSTVSVYYGSEEGASGTKRGVVLGVGEDWNRNAQGYIAFNNIDPNGKIDSTYLHSATDAPDNLKGRLVYSNTMSGTEYIANLDDGITFTGDVQKDVPKDYTQTPTKLNMTLNITGGAATEKDLTEGNIGVVSTPAAESADGTTQASKLEIKLNKDLKGITSITSQSTTNSTGAKIELGANGTTISGGDVNVSEHKVTGLANGDVSTTSTDAITGQQLNAVKTDLTKDLTVNAGWGLEKEGNTISLERNLGKNYGNTYGGKGKVTFEADGENSLIIGGGAINKIRDERDKNFTFGAHAKDSVLVGGMNNDIDKNSERALIVGGVNNKTLSTDKVQQTGTDAIIVGGADNKA, encoded by the coding sequence ATGAACAAAATATTTAAAGTCATTTACAGCAAAACCAGACATTGCTACGTTGTCGTCTCGGAACTAGCAAAAAGTCATTGCAAAACCACACAAAGTCATACAGTCAGAAGCAAAACAGCCCTGACGGCAGCTGTGTTGCTGGCATTGGGAGCTTTCTCGTTTGTAGGGATGCCAGTGGTGCAGGCGGCCGACGGCACTGAAAGCTTACGGAATAATGATTTTGTGGGAGCCAATGATTACTATTGGTACTATGACGAAAAGGAAAAGGATAAGGATAAGAAATGGAAAACATATCAATATAAAGCAACGGATATCTTTAATAATCGTTCACGGCACGACTTGCCGAACTATCAGGGCGGTGGTGCAAAGTTACCTGGCGCCATCACTGCGGGGTTATATGCACAGGCAGGACAGCAGACGGTTACCATTGGTGATCGCAATGCCGGCCAGTCAAAAGGCAGTGTATTCATTGGTGAACATAGTGGATATAATAATGGGGATAATGCTCCTGCTGGGATGAAAAACAACTATGTGACATCTGTTGGGTTCCAATCTGATGCTACCGGTTGGGGTTCTATTGCCATCGGCTCTAATGCAAAAGCTGAAAATTCAAAGATGGAGAGCCAAGTTGTAGAAGAAGTAGGGAAGGCTAATACTTCTGGTACAGTAAGTGATGATACTTATGGAATAAAAGAAAACCCGACAATCCAGGGAGCTTCTGTAGCTTTAGGCTATAACGCTCATTCAAAAGACGGTAATATCGCCATTGGTTCCTATTCAGATGCTACATCTACAGATAAAAATGATTCTTACGTCTCCGTAGGTAATGCAAACCTTAAGCTTAAGCGTCGCATTACCAATGTCGCCGACGGTACCGAAACTACCGATGTGGCTACGGTGGGACAGATGAACAAAGCCATTAAGTCCATCGGGACTACGGGCTGGAACCTAAGCACCAACGGTTACAGCTCTTCCACAACTATTACCTCTGGCAAGACTGTCGACTTTTCGCCTGCTGTTGATGGAAAGAACGGGACAACGGATCATAAAAACGTAAAGATTTCTAACGATGGCTCTAACGTCAAAATCGGTCTGAACAAGGATATCGTCCTTGGGGAAGCGACTAAAGGCGAGGGTGGCAGCCTGAATGTGTATTCCGATTCTACTGAAGCCAGTAACTTGGGAAATCGTGTGAGCATTGATGGCTCTACGGTCAGCGTCTACTATGGAAGTGAAGAAGGTGCTTCAGGGACAAAGCGTGGCGTAGTCCTTGGTGTAGGAGAGGACTGGAATCGTAATGCACAAGGATATATTGCCTTTAACAACATTGATCCTAATGGGAAAATAGATTCTACCTATTTGCATAGTGCTACGGACGCACCGGATAACCTGAAAGGACGTCTGGTATATTCAAACACCATGAGTGGAACTGAATACATTGCCAATCTGGATGATGGCATTACCTTTACCGGCGATGTGCAAAAAGATGTGCCGAAAGACTACACCCAAACTCCAACAAAACTCAACATGACGCTCAATATCACGGGCGGCGCTGCAACGGAAAAAGATTTGACAGAAGGAAATATCGGTGTCGTTTCAACTCCGGCAGCAGAAAGTGCGGATGGCACGACTCAGGCATCCAAACTGGAAATCAAGCTGAATAAGGACCTGAAAGGCATCACCTCCATCACCAGCCAGAGCACAACAAACTCCACCGGTGCCAAAATTGAATTAGGAGCAAATGGTACCACCATCTCCGGCGGCGATGTCAACGTTAGCGAACACAAGGTTACTGGTCTGGCAAATGGCGATGTAAGTACTACGTCTACTGATGCTATTACAGGCCAACAGCTGAATGCTGTAAAAACTGATTTGACGAAGGATTTGACAGTCAATGCCGGCTGGGGCCTTGAAAAAGAAGGCAATACAATTAGTCTGGAACGTAATCTGGGAAAGAACTATGGGAATACATACGGTGGAAAGGGCAAGGTTACTTTTGAAGCAGATGGGGAAAACTCACTGATTATAGGCGGCGGCGCAATCAATAAGATTCGGGATGAGAGAGATAAAAACTTTACATTTGGTGCTCATGCAAAAGATTCTGTTCTTGTAGGCGGCATGAATAATGATATTGACAAAAACAGTGAAAGAGCACTGATTGTTGGTGGAGTTAACAATAAAACTCTTTCCACAGATAAAGTACAACAAACCGGCACAGATGCTATTATCGTTGGTGGAGCTGATAATAAAGCATAA
- a CDS encoding PPC domain-containing DNA-binding protein: MDYRKFGETYYIRLDRGDEIISSILGICQKEQIESAIFSGIGGCRSAEIQTFIPETGSFEVQELKGMLELVSLTGNVVTDDAGTYFHHTHAAFSYKKDGEHHIAAGHIKSIEVLYTAEIELRPVLGGRIRRKYDPETGTGFWDFGTETD, encoded by the coding sequence ATGGATTATCGTAAATTTGGGGAAACTTATTATATTCGGCTGGATCGGGGCGATGAGATTATCAGTTCGATTTTAGGGATTTGTCAGAAAGAACAGATTGAATCGGCTATTTTTTCAGGTATTGGCGGCTGCCGTTCGGCCGAAATCCAGACGTTCATTCCGGAAACGGGGAGTTTTGAGGTCCAAGAGCTGAAAGGAATGCTGGAACTAGTCTCGCTGACTGGGAATGTCGTTACTGATGATGCGGGTACCTATTTCCATCACACCCACGCGGCTTTTTCTTATAAAAAAGATGGCGAACATCACATTGCGGCAGGGCATATCAAGTCGATTGAAGTTCTGTACACGGCTGAAATCGAACTACGGCCCGTCCTTGGCGGACGAATTCGGCGGAAATATGACCCGGAAACGGGAACCGGATTTTGGGATTTCGGGACAGAAACAGATTAA